One genomic region from Mytilus trossulus isolate FHL-02 chromosome 9, PNRI_Mtr1.1.1.hap1, whole genome shotgun sequence encodes:
- the LOC134683200 gene encoding uncharacterized protein LOC134683200, producing MSYERNKLLLFHNFLRLLLPLAQRAEEENQQLFPLCFRRRRRRTQRRFWCRPWLIRRTLFGQYDQLLHELNREDASGYRNFLRVDADLFGEILDRITPAIRKSSTSFREPLEPGLKLAVTLRHLATGSTYADLMYAFRVARNSISLFVPKVCEAIYLAYKDEVMPDEITTEDWMRIASDFERIWNLPHACGALDGKHIRIRKPPNSGSLFFNYKHFFSTVMMALVDADYKFIWLSVGSYGSASDSQIFRDSELRPMLEDGTLDLPPPSPLPNGETDIPYFLIGDDAFPLRSWMMKPYSRKRLDHDERIFNYRLSRARRIVENAFGILAMRFQILIGTMQQLPETVDLIVLSCTTLHNLLRIRKRADLQLFADEEDNNHNLIEGQWRQGAQLTDGDPGYQRNFGNAAGIDQRNYLKNYFNSEAGAVDWQENMI from the exons ATGTCTTACGAGAGAAATAAATTATTACTCTTCCATAACTTCCTTCGACTTCTTCTTCCACTGGCACAGAGGGCAGAGGAAGAAAATCAACAACTGTTTCCTCTTTGTTTTAGGAGGAGGAGGAGGCGGACTCAACGTAGATTTTGGTGCAGGCCATGGCTCATCAGAAGAACTTTGTTTGGACAATATGACCAACTCCTGCATGAGCTTAACCGGGAAGATGCGTCTGGTTACAGAAACTTTTTAAGAGTTGATGCCGACTTGTTTGGGGAGATACTTGACAGAATTACCCCTGCAATCAGAAAAAGCTCTACCTCTTTCAG GGAACCACTTGAACCAGGACTGAAGTTAGCCGTTACACTCAGACATTTGGCTACCGGTTCCACGTATGCTGATCTTATGTATGCCTTTCGTGTTGCCCGGAACTCCATATCACTCTTTGTGCCTAAAGTCTGCGAAGCAATTTACTTAGCATACAAAGATGAAGTCATGCCGGATGAGATTACGACGGAAGATTGGATGCGTATAGCATCTGACTTTGAAAGAATATGGAACCTCCCACACGCTTGTGGTGCTTTGGATGGGAAGCACATTAGAATAAGAAAACCGCCTAACTCGGGGTCGTTATTTTTTAACTACAAACATTTCTTCTCTACAGTGATGATGGCTCTAGTTGATGCAGATTATAAGTTTATTTGGCTGAGTGTGGGCTCATACGGAAGTGCATCTGATAGCCAGATATTTAGGGACTCGGAACTACGACCAATGTTAGAAGATGGAACTTTGGATCTTCCGCCTCCCTCCCCTCTTCCAAAtggtgaaacagatattccttattttcttattggCGATGACGCATTTCCTCTCCGATCATGGATGATGAAACCCTATTCAAGAAAACGTTTAGACCACGATGAGCGCATCTTTAACTATAGGTTGTCCCGTGCACGTAGAATTGTGGAGAATGCTTTTGGCATTCTTGCCATGAGATTTCAGATTTTGATTGGAACTATGCAACAACTGCCAGAAACAGTAGATTTAATCGTACTGTCTTGTACTACTCTTCATAACTTACTTCGGATAAGGAAACGTGCTGATCTACAACTGTTTGCTGACGAAGAAGACAACAATCATAATTTAATAGAGGGACAATGGCGACAAGGTGCGCAACTTACCGACGGAGACCCAGGGTATCAGAGAAATTTTGGTAACGCTGCTGGAATTGATCAAAGGAACTATCTTAAAAATTACTTCAACTCGGAAGCAGGCGCCGTAGATTGGCAAGAGAACATGATTTGA